From Ignavibacteriales bacterium, the proteins below share one genomic window:
- a CDS encoding right-handed parallel beta-helix repeat-containing protein: protein MKIVLVRSVLLFAAVYCFIAANYNNTNSNLLGDNNSVPPSPPIAKYVTPHGTGDHSGSSWTNAYSIEDLKHRLASFTSFYFTDSTYLIDSFVVRNFVNISFIGKSKANTIFEGILPEDKEDTSNRSMRCFELVNTNFAVIKDLQIRRFRAYGIKTDSYSNYFTGDNIYIDSCGWAAWGNSPYGSPLPIQTNPFPAGIKLFGDYGTLMNSTVQRTGWDGVQVAGYNVLIESSSIDSTGIDLPGAEHQGDGIHVFRNPDIYYEQESGLRIYKAGRLTVNNCYINVNDDKKSGIEAGFIDGGGREAKVKGL from the coding sequence ATGAAAATCGTTCTTGTTCGTTCGGTCCTATTATTTGCGGCAGTTTATTGTTTTATTGCTGCTAATTATAATAACACCAATTCCAATTTATTGGGAGATAACAACAGTGTACCCCCCTCCCCACCAATTGCTAAATATGTGACACCTCACGGCACTGGTGACCACTCCGGCTCAAGCTGGACTAATGCTTATTCTATCGAGGATCTGAAGCATAGATTAGCTTCTTTCACATCTTTCTATTTTACCGATTCTACTTATCTGATTGATTCCTTTGTTGTAAGAAATTTTGTCAATATATCTTTCATAGGTAAAAGCAAAGCCAATACAATTTTTGAAGGTATCCTGCCGGAAGATAAAGAGGATACTTCAAACAGGAGTATGAGATGTTTTGAACTGGTAAATACAAACTTTGCTGTTATTAAAGATTTGCAGATAAGAAGGTTCCGTGCCTACGGAATTAAGACTGACTCGTACTCAAATTATTTTACCGGTGACAATATTTACATAGATAGCTGCGGGTGGGCAGCCTGGGGAAACTCACCTTACGGAAGTCCGCTGCCGATACAGACGAATCCATTTCCAGCGGGAATTAAATTGTTTGGCGATTACGGTACATTGATGAACTCAACGGTACAAAGAACAGGCTGGGATGGTGTACAGGTTGCAGGATATAATGTGCTGATTGAATCCTCTTCAATTGACTCCACAGGAATAGACCTGCCAGGTGCAGAACATCAAGGAGATGGGATACACGTATTCAGGAATCCTGATATTTATTATGAACAGGAAAGTGGACTACGAATATACAAGGCTGGCAGATTGACGGTTAATAATTGTTATATAAATGTAAATGATGATAAGAAATCTGGAATAGAAGCAGGATTTATAGACGGAGGCGGTAGAGAAGCCAAGGTTAAGGGCTTATAA
- a CDS encoding T9SS type A sorting domain-containing protein: MWTRTYGGNGDDYGYSLKKTDDGGFIIAGTTNTFGAGVFDFYVIRIDSIGDTLWTKTFGGVNNDYAWSVDNTYDGGFVLAGETNAFPEIPNAMFIKIDQFGEQLWNRTYGSILADRAYSIIESFGHKLIIAGTFQILGSDLAGWLLNLNSAGDSLWSGMFGDAFQDYFYAVEMTNDGGYIACGSIRVGELWDLWLIKADSLGNELWSKTFDYDNDGDIGCSVQQTIDGGYIVVGQSSCFDCASRAFIVRTDSSGNILWQKLFNQNASSKKGPVLTHGTDGFLSVKQTQDNGYIIAGYKSANEVSDGYRFQVYLVKLASDIIPIELTAFTATAQQNEVSLNWQTATETNNSGFEIERKQVGSPQSSVSNQDWNQIAFIPGFGTTTERKSYSFIDENLLSGIYQYRLKQIDFDGSFEYSNTVEVEINSPTEFTLEQNYPNPFNPSTVISYSLPQKEFVTIKVIDILGREVAILVNEVKPAGKFEVEFDASSLASGVYVYQIKAGSFTTSKKMLLTK, encoded by the coding sequence TTGTGGACAAGAACCTATGGAGGGAACGGGGATGATTATGGATACTCACTAAAAAAAACTGATGATGGAGGATTTATCATTGCAGGTACAACAAACACTTTCGGCGCAGGTGTGTTTGATTTTTATGTTATAAGGATTGACTCCATTGGTGACACCCTTTGGACTAAAACATTTGGGGGGGTAAATAACGATTACGCTTGGTCTGTTGATAATACTTATGATGGAGGATTTGTTTTGGCTGGGGAAACGAATGCATTCCCTGAAATTCCTAATGCAATGTTCATAAAGATAGATCAATTTGGTGAACAATTGTGGAATAGAACTTATGGGTCGATTCTTGCAGATAGAGCTTATTCAATTATTGAAAGTTTTGGACACAAATTAATCATTGCCGGCACATTTCAAATTCTAGGTAGTGACTTAGCAGGGTGGTTATTGAATTTGAATTCTGCTGGAGACTCTCTTTGGTCGGGCATGTTTGGAGATGCTTTTCAAGATTATTTTTATGCCGTCGAAATGACAAATGATGGTGGATATATCGCATGCGGGAGTATTAGGGTCGGAGAATTATGGGATTTGTGGTTGATAAAAGCAGATTCGCTTGGCAACGAATTATGGTCAAAAACCTTTGACTACGATAATGATGGTGATATTGGCTGTTCAGTTCAGCAAACCATTGATGGAGGCTACATCGTCGTCGGTCAATCAAGTTGTTTTGATTGTGCTTCAAGGGCTTTTATTGTAAGAACTGATAGTAGTGGGAATATTTTGTGGCAAAAACTGTTCAACCAAAATGCATCCAGCAAAAAAGGTCCTGTGCTTACGCACGGAACAGATGGATTCCTATCAGTAAAGCAAACCCAAGATAATGGTTATATTATAGCAGGATATAAAAGTGCTAACGAAGTTAGTGATGGCTATCGTTTTCAAGTATATCTTGTTAAACTTGCCTCCGACATCATCCCCATAGAGTTAACAGCCTTCACAGCAACAGCACAGCAAAACGAAGTTTCGCTTAACTGGCAAACTGCAACGGAGACAAATAACAGCGGGTTTGAGATTGAAAGAAAACAAGTCGGCAGTCCTCAGTCTTCAGTCAGCAATCAGGATTGGAATCAAATTGCTTTCATTCCCGGATTTGGAACTACCACTGAACGAAAGAGTTATTCTTTTATTGATGAAAACCTTTTATCAGGGATATATCAATACAGATTAAAACAAATTGACTTTGATGGAAGTTTTGAATACTCAAACACAGTTGAAGTTGAAATAAATTCACCTACAGAATTTACATTGGAGCAGAATTATCCGAATCCATTTAATCCGAGTACAGTAATCTCTTACTCGCTGCCGCAAAAAGAGTTTGTGACAATAAAAGTAATTGATATACTCGGAAGGGAAGTGGCAATTCTTGTAAACGAAGTAAAACCTGCCGGCAAGTTTGAAGTTGAATTTGATGCTTCATCTTTAGCAAGCGGAGTTTATGTATATCAGATAAAAGCAGGAAGTTTTACAACTTCTAAGAAGATGCTGCTGACAAAGTAA